Genomic segment of Arachis stenosperma cultivar V10309 chromosome 4, arast.V10309.gnm1.PFL2, whole genome shotgun sequence:
aacatacaccaagtgggccccggaagtggatttatgcatcaattacttactcatgtaaaccctaggagctagtttattataaatagaagtttttactatcataatctcatcctggattgtattttgaatcctgtgatcacgttttgggggctggccattcggccatgcctgaacctttcacttatgtattttcaacggtggagtttctacacaccatagattaagggtgtggagctctgctgtaccgcaagtttcaatacaattattattaatttccattcaattctctcttattcttattccaagatatacgttgcacaacactttgatgaatgtgatgatccgtgacactcatcatcattctcacctatgaacgcgcgtgactgacaaccacttccgttctactctaggccggacgcatatctcttagattccccaacagaatcttcgtggtataagctagatagatggcggcattcatggggatccggaaagtctaaccttgtctgtggtattccgagtaggatcctgggaatccggaaagtctaaccttgtctgtggtattccgagtaggattccggtattgaatgactgtgacgagcttcaaactcctgaaggctgggcgtgatgacaaacgcaaaagaatcaatggattctattccaacctgattgagaaccgacagatgattagccgtgctgtgacagagcatttggaccattttcactgagaggatgggatgtagctatcaaccaagggtgatgcctccagacgattagccgtgcagtgacagcgcataggaccattttcccgagaggattaaaagtagccattgatgatagtgatgccctacatacagcttgccatggaaaggagtaagaaggattgaaggaagagtgagtagtgaagtagagtttcaaaaggattctagcatctccacacgcctatctgaaattcccactattgatttacataagtatttctatccctttgtattttctatttatttattaattttcgaaacccaaaatcaatttaatctgcctaactgagatttacaaggtgaccatagcttgtttcataccaacaatctctgtgggatcgacccttactcacgtaaggtattacttggatgacccagtacacttgctggttaagctgaatgaagttgtgtccacacatagttgaaaaagcaatgaattttacaaaatacaataacaaaggaatcacaatttcgtccaccaccagGCGGGATGGAAGTTCGCTCTGCCAGGTACTTCTTAGCACCTTGGGGTTTACAGTTTCTTCTTCCGCAGCACATCTCTACAGAATTTATTTCTAAGGGACTTCTCCTCCCTTCTTTTATAAAAACTTGTTTCCGACTCTTTCTTAAAATGTCTCAGCCTTGTCACATTTTACCATTTTGTCCTTTTATTTAACTTTTCTTTTTACCATTTTCATTAGGTTTTTAATGACGCTTTCACCCCTAATGTTATTATTTTACCATTGTATCttcatattttttctaatatacCTTTTCTACTTGGTTAAGTtaattattcattttaattTGACTTTATACCCGAAATTACTAATATGCCCCTAAATACTCTAGTTTTACCATTTAACCTTATTTAGCATCGAAATTTTCCCGGATTAATCCAAATAGTTGCCTATGATTAAAATTAttcctaatatttttattaaatgcCAATTTTCACCATAAGGGACCTAAAACCAAATTTATCCTTTATTAATTTATTCACTTATTCTAGTTACCGCTTTTTACCGTTTTACTTCTAACTTTTTTACTAAAGCTTTTATTTAGGCCTGaagattttttataattataatctttatccaaataatttatataattactaTTTTACCCCTAATGACgttaaattcataattttatttatttttcatttaaattatatttttaactctCTTTTTATCCAAAAATGACCATAACACCCTTTTTATCTTTCCATCTTTGTTTTATAGGATTACAACTATTTTTCTAGCTACCTTTTAACTCTTTTCTATCATAATTTTTGTGCTCTTAGTGACTGAAAATTTCAGAGGTgtagtttttatatttttttttactttttgtgACGTTTAAAGCTTGAACTTAAACCCCAAGAGCTTCTATGCTTCCGGATGTTTTCACACAAAATCCAGAGGCAATACAATAGTATATTACACATATTTAATAAGCCAAAACAGTGGTAACTCACAAAATTTCTAGAAATTCAAAACAAGTATAATTTCACCACAAAGTGGCTCATATAAGTACCGAAAACAAGCACAACCATACTCTAACTAATCCTAAACCTTACCTCCTATGTAATTTAGTTAGTAAACCTTTCTCACACTAGAAAACATGCATACAAGGGCAGAAACACAGTTGGTGGTGGTGAGTTTTGTTTTTGGGCCTAAAGTGTCGCAAAATGTCGAAATTTAACCACTGTGAGCTCGAAACTCCTTAACTCCTAAGGCGTGCTCCATGGGTGCTTCAAGAGGAGTTCTCTATACATGGAGGAGAGTAAGGATTCATCATGGCTACtattttttagaagaaaaagaaaaagagaaagaacaagAGTTTACCTAGCCGAAATTCGATATAAACGCAAAGATTGGCGAAAACGGACAAGAGTTTGTACTTATATGGTTTGAGTCCTTGAAGAACACTTGAAGAATAGTATATGAATGGTGAGATAAGGGGTTGAAAATGCAGGTAGTATGTGCAGAATTTCCTCTGTTTCTCCTCTCTCACTCACAGTACTTATCTCTCTCTTTATGGTAAAATGTTATTGAATTTTTCGCTTGGTAATTgtcttaaataaaatttgaagtCTAACCTAATTAAATGTGGTAAAAGAGGGCTggaaaaattagagataaattggcTGATATCAAGAGAGAATGGGCATGATTTTGAGAAAACACAGTTAGCATCATAATGACGTGTTTATCTGCAGTTAACCGCGATTAATTACTCGTAGTTAAGAACACAGCAAAGAGGGATGAGAGGCTGAGATAATCTCAGCCCATAGGCTAAGAGAGGGAGGCTGATTTACTTGGGTAGCAAGCAAGAAGATTTGGGGTCTCTAGGAGTTGTTTGCAGAATACTAGCTAAAAATTCGGTTCGGGTAACTTTTACCGTGtggtaaaataattaataactaatatttATTCTTAAAGGAGTAAATAATGAATGGATGACTAATATAAATCTTGAGGCACATTTAGTTGGGTAGAAATTATTTTGACCACTGATTTTGAAGTTTTCAGTTACTAGAGTTTTTCTCGACGCACGCAAAACTGTCACTAAAAGTGAATTTCTGGCTCAAAAAGTCTCTAGTGAGTAAAATAAACCAATGCTAAgctaataattattatttactaGTTAAATTTGACTTAGGAGATTAATTACCCTCATAAAGTCAATTTTAACCTTATTAATGGtctttttctattcaattttttatttttttctttaattaattttttttatcattggGCTAACCTCACTATTTCTTGTTGGGCTGTGAGTCCTGATTTtgtgaaataaattttaaaataaccagAAAAATCTATTTACCAAAAATCGGGTTCTTACAGCACACCCCTGTATTTGCCATATAAATGCGTCCCGTCGACCGAAACAAACGGTTAAAAGTTTTGATACACGGGAGAAGGCCCAAAACACCTTATCAAGCTGGCTAAAATCTCTGTCAATCATATTTTCATTGTAGTGTGGAATTGCGACACAATCATGTATGGTACAAAGAAGGCAATCGGACAAAGCTTGTAACAGAATGAAAATCTTGTTATACGACTCTTTCCAATCGCCATAAATCTGAGCAATTGTCTTCTACTTTGCCATCTACATCTTTTGATATGATGGCTTGAAATGTAACTTTGTTGCACTGCACTTTGCAACACTAGGATGGATATAGATGGATCATCATGTATAATTGGTAGGATAACAGTGCAAATCAAACTGCCATCCAATTGAGTGTGATCTTGAGACGTAGTTGAAGGCAAACAAGTATGTGCCCCCCAAACCTCCGCACCTCCCTACAAGAGAACTCATAAATTTAAACATCTAAGATATACCATAATATACATTAATTTAATTCTATAATCTGTTAATACAACATTTACCAGTAGTTCAAATTCTATCGAAGTGCTACACGAAGACTCCATGGACACTCAGTAAAAGATTGCTTACATCGACAATGGTATTTTAGCCTATCCGACTCCAAGACCCTGTACTCAGCATTTTTTCGAATACTGTAATTCTTCACTGCCAAGAGAACATCTCTACCCATAAACCATTGGCCCACTCGAAATTCTATCTCTCCATCTGAGTTGTAATCCTCATCATCGCCAAAATTGAAAGAGTCCTCTAGTTGCATCGTATACAAATTAAGAGTGTGATAATGGCTGAAAACTTTTGATAACTATGGAACAATCAACAGGGGAGGAAGAAGAAATCGAACACCTCCACCGCCTGGAGTATCTGGCACATACTCTTTTGACGACTTACTATCGTTGGACGACCTGGTGTCGACAACATAATCTGAATCAGACTCGCTCAACTTTACATCAACACTATCCCACGGATCGACAAAGTGAATTGGCCTCGCCGAGACCGGGACTACATGGGATATTGAAGAAGATGGTCCAAAACCACTAATCATGTCACGAATCTTTGCATACAACTCCATCACATGTTGTGGTATTAGTCTACTATGCACATCAAACATTATACTGACGTGCTTATCGGCTTCAACCCAAAACGTCATATTATTAAGACCTCCATTAGATAGCACTGATAGGAATCTATATACTACTCGGCCAACCTCTTTCGAACTAATTGCTCCTATGTTGATCAAGATGACATTCTTAAATATATCTAGAAAATCAACACGAAAAATGCACATCATTGTAATTAAATTGCACTCAAATTTTACTCTTTTATTACCGTTTCTAATGATTCCATTGAGATAAACTACAAAAAAAATGATTACTAgcttcttttatttgtttttttttttttggaagaaaaaaagaaaaaataaatagaataaagatAAATGTAAAATGAATGAGCCAAAAAATTACTTATATAGATATTTTCTATTATGTATCTAAAGTGCAAAGACTTCTATTTATTTAAGCACGTACCCAAATACAATGTCACCATACTTATTATGGTGGTATTTCGGATACAGTACCAGAAAATTACTTAAGGTGATATCCTAGATACAATACACCTGGCTTATGCACATGTTTTCAAAGTATTTATATCTTAGGTATAGAGTATTTGGATTGTGCTTTTTTAGGTTTTGGTTCTTCTGTACTCAAAATGTGTAAGATTAATACAAATACATAAATACATTATAAATTacacataaaaatatatttaaataatttaaataaaaaaaatccaatttaattggagttagttaaaaaattattcgaGTATCTAACTCTCTTTCAATATTAGCATTACCCCCCAAAATCCTGCCTATCACTCTATAAAAAGTAGGAGCTTGAGGAATGTCGGGAGATAtttaaaattagtaaattaCTTTGGAACCTGAAAAACCCCTTGCAAGTTGCGTTAGCTGCAATGGAGGGAACCTTGCTACCCCTATCCTCTCCAACCCCTACCAAACCCAACAATAACTTCATTCTCTTCCAACGCTTCACTTTCCCTTCTTCACTTAATCACTTCCAAAAAACCCTCTCCACTCCCAAACGCACCGTCTTGACAGCTTCCTCTCGAAACTCACACCGTAGCTCTGCACTCGCTCTCCACGAAACCGCATCCGTTTCGGAGAAAACCGACGCCTCTTCCTTTGCCGCTTCCGCTTTGCCCAAAATCGACAAGACCGGCAGGTTCTGCAGCCCCAGAGCCGCCAGAGAACTTGCTCTGTAAACTGAAATTACTCCAAGTTTATTCTCCttgcattttatttatttactcgTGTTGCTTCTGAAATTCTGATTCTCaaagttctttttttttgttttggaaTGTTGCGATTTTAGGTCTATAATTTATGCTTCTTGCTTGGAAGGTTTGGACCCGGTTCGGTTGTTCGAGAAACGGATGAATGAGCGGCGAGGTAACGGTTGGCGTTTTGTTTGGTTTGAAGTTGGGACCTTGGTTATGTCATGTGGTTGAGTATTGTAAGTGGAATGTGTTTGTTTTTTAACTTTTGGTTGGTTTCAGAACCCGGTTATGACTTTGACAAGGAGAAGTTGTTGAAGTATAATCATATGAGTTTTGGAGGGCCACCTGTTACTGTTGAATCTgttgaagaagagaatgaaCTGCTAAGTGACATTGAGAAGGAGTCTGCTGTTGGTAAAAATTGTTCAAAGCCATTTTCCctcttttttcctttctttttaaaaattaaaaaacagtGATAAAAGATAATTGAAGCTTGCCTGTGGCCTAAAATTAAACTAGCAGTAGTTGTTTTTGTTATTGTCAATAACTCAATATAGATATTGGAagtgaaattcttgctgctgcATTGAAATTGAATTGTGTTGGACATGCTTGTCATAACTTCTAAGTTGTTTGCCAGAATTGTAAAATCAAGTATTTTCGTGATTTGTAGATTTGATATCTAATCTTCACACTTTTTGTGGCTCTGGGAAAGAAGGCAATCATTTTGATTTACTGTGAATGTGCAATTTAATCAGTTTTCATGGTGAAAAGTTTATATTTCTTTTCTGGTTCTTAATGTTGCTTTAAAACCAGGCATCAGTAGCTAACCTCCTTGATATTTCTTATGATAATTCAATGTTGAAAGTCTAGCATGTTCACATCACTAAAATACATTAATACAATAACAGGATTTTTATTTCAATGTAAATAGCAGTTTAACTTGGTTGTTGCTGCAGTAGTTTGGATGTTTAGCAATCCAAGTATCCGATGCATGTCTTAAGCTATTCTCAAAATGTTAGGATGCGTTTGGTTTGcgttttcattttctgtttttattttcagtattttttattttctgaattttgtgaagaaaaaagagaaaacaccGAAAACAGTAAAAtcctatttttttgttttgttttcacttcctgttttttcttttttcttcacaaaattttgaaaatagaaatcaCTGAAAATGAAAATGCAAACCAAACGCACCCACACCCTTATTTTGAGTTGTTGACAGTATGTTTGTATGAGGGTTTATGTGGTCATTAAACCCTCTGTGAATTAGAACTTTGGCACTCAAGCACGACAACTTTTTATTTAACAGCTTTTTGTTCAGGCACCAAGTACTGGTGAAAGTTTTACAATTATGGTATAAAGTAAGAGTTTTCATAAATTCAGCAGGGCCTTCATTATTTCTCTCGCATTTTGCCCAGGGAACTTTTCACCTGGCTGTGTTGCATTTATTTCCTGTTCAGTTTCTATATTTTGTCTTGTTGCTGCCATCTCCAAACTGTTTAAAACATGTTTTCCGCATGCCAGAAGCTGAAGTCCTTGCAGCTCCTCCAAAGCTAGTATACAACAAACTGATATTGAGGTAAAACATTTTCATAATAGTGCTATATCAAACTTGAAATGTTAGATAAAGCTTCTAGTTTGTATCCCTTTCTCCCCTCCTTCCTAACATTGCAAGATTGATTGCTCCTAAGTGTGTGAATGCCATGAGGGAGGATAATAATGTAAGACCATGCTTTATTTGCAGGTTCACTAGGAAATTATTAGTTGCAGCGAGGGATAGATGGGATGCTAATGTTGATGTCATTAACGAAATTGTCCCACAAAATTGGAAGGTATGGAGTAATATCTCTTCTGTTCAATTTAttatccccccccccccccccctccctttcaaaattcatgcaagtACTATTCATAGTTTCTTCTGGCAGTTGGAAAACTTATATCTTATTAATCATGATCTACTTATTCATCCATGTGCCACATTGAACATCTTTAGGAAGAAGGGACAATATATTAAGAAAAGGGTAGAtgattaactttatttattccTTCCTACATTTGATCATCCTTGGGAACAAGTAATAGTTTTAAGGATTTCTATTTGAGGGAATGAGAAAAAGAATATCTCATGCAAAAGTACCACAAAGTTTTATAATACATTATACAGTGCTGTTTGTTTTGCTTCCTCCATTCTCTGGTTAAATCTTCTATCTATTGCAGTCGATACAAGAGATTACTTTTTGTATCTGAACATAAAACCTATAAACTATAAGCCCGTAAAAATTTGGATGGTTTCTAATATAAAATACGAGATGCTTTTCTTCTTATCTGTGAGATTAAATAGTCTGTTTTTCTGCAAATTACTTATATTCTTTGGTTCACGACCTATATGGAGAGAAGGATTGTGTCAATGATTCCGATTTTTGAGAGATGCCATCTTTCCCCTTTTACAGGCCATCCTTTCCCTTCttcatttttagatctgaacatGAAACAACTCCTAGTAGAAGTTAACACTTAATATTATTagtcttgaaaaaaaaattattttttttacaaagggaagaaaattttgaaaaatggggcATTCCGAGAATCGAACTCGGGACCTCTCGCACCCAAAGCGAGAATCATACCACTAGACCAAATGCCCAGTTGTCAGTGGTATCACATCACTATTATTTTAGTGTGCAGTTTTTAAAAATTGACTTTGACTTCTTTATTCATGTTTATTTGTTAGCTGCATTTCACATACTATATGCAATGAAACTCCTGCTTCACTTTAGATCCAGAACATGAAACTCTccctatttaaagccaaggcttaAGTAAGCTTGTCAACCTAGGTCGATTATAATCCAGTTACCCCTGAATGCTTTCACACTATACAAAATCTTGGCTTGCACATTTACACTGGACAGAGTCCCCTGCACAATTCCAGTCATAAAACCATTATGTTTTTGTATGATGAATTGATACGATGATAGAACAAAGATCTCTTTTAAGTTtcaaagagaagaaaaaggaaaagagaagaaatagaTCTCTAATATCAAGGGaggaaaatattaaaaatgggGCATTCCGAGAATCGAACTCGGGACCTCTCGCACCCAAAGCGAGAATCATACCACTAGACCAAATGCCCAGTTGCCAATGGCATCACACCACTATTATTTTAGTGTGTAGTTTTTCATATTGACTTTGAATTCTTTATTCATGTTTATTTCTTAGCTGTATCTCATATAGTATATACAATGAAACTCCTGCTTCAGTTTAGATCCAGAAGCTGAAACTCTTCCTATTGGAAACCAAGGCTTAAGCAAGCTTGTCAACCTAGGCAGGTTATGATCCAGTTATCCCTGAACAGTTCACACTACACAAAATCTTGGCCTGCACATTTACACAGAAGAGAGTCCCCTACAGATTGCCCGTCACAAAACAATTATAGTTTGTATGATGAATTTATATGATGATAGAATATAGATATCTTTGAAGTTCCAAaacaaggaaaaagaaaatgaagaaatagATCTCTTATATGAAGggaacaaaatattaaaaatgggGCATTCCGAGAATCGAACTCGGGACCTCTCGCACCCAAAGCGAGAATCATACCACTAGACCAAATGCCCAGTTGCCAAGGACATCACATCGCTATTATTTTGGTGTGTAGTTTTACAAATTGAGTTTGAATtctttatttatgtttatttgtTAGCTGTATCTTATATAGTATATACAATAAACTCCTGCGTTTAGATCCAGAAGCTGAAACTCTTCCTATTGGAAACCAAGGCTTAAGCAAGCTTGTCAACCTAGGCAGATTATGATCCAGTTATCCCTGAACAATTCACACTACACAAAATCTTGGTCTGCACATTTACACAGAAGAGAGTCCCCTACAGATTGCAAGTCACAAAACAATTATAGTTTGTATGATGAATTTATATGATTAGAGAATATAGATATCTTTGAAGTTCCAAAAcatggaaaaagaaaatgaagaaatagATCTCTTATATGAAGggaacaaaatattaaaaatgggGCATTCCGAGAATCGAACTCGGGACCTCTCGCACCCAAAGCGAGAATCATACCACTAGACCAAATGCCCAGTTGTCAGTGGTAACACATCACTATTATTTTAGTGTGCAGTTTTTCAAATTCACTTTGACTTCTTTATTCATGTTTATTTGTTAGCTGTATTTCACATACTATATGCAATGAAACTCTCCCTATTGGAAACCAAGGCTTAAGTAAGCTGTCATCCTAGGGAGATTATGATCCAGTTACCCCTGAACACTTCACACTATACAAAATCTTGGCCTGCACATTTACACACAACGGAGTCCCCTACAGATTTTCAGTCACATAACCATTATAGTTTGTATGATGAATTGATATGATGATAGAACATAGATATCTTTGATGTTccaaaagaaggaaaaagaaaatgaggaaataGATCTCTTATATGAAGggaacaaaatattaaaaatgggGCATTTCGAGAATCAAACTCGGGACCTCTCGCACCCAAAGCGAGAATCATACCACTAGACCAAATGGCCAGCGGCCAATGACAAAACATCACTATTTTAGTGTGTAGTTTTTCAAATTGACTTTAAGTTCTTTATTCATGTTTATTTAGCTGTGTTTCATACAATATATACAATTAAACTCCTGCTTTACTTTAGATCCAGAATATGAAAATGAAGCTCTCCCTATTGAAAATCAACGCTTAAGCAAGCTTGTTAAGCTAGACAGATTACGATCCAGTTACCCCTGTGCGGTTCACACTATCCAAATTCTTTTTGTAGCGAAACCGATTGCAAAAGAGGATGTAGGTCCCCTAAGAAAGGACGTGTGTAAtgtaaaacaaaaaattgattGCTCTATTGTTTGTGCCTTGCACATTTACACTTTACTGAGTCCCCTGCAGATTGCTAGTCACAAAACTATTATGTTTTTATATGCTGCATTGATGATGATAGAAAATAAATCTCTTTAAGtttcaaaaagaaagaagaaaatgatcTCTTATATGAAgtggaaaaattaaaaatgggGCATTCCGAGAATCGAACTCGGGACCTCTCGCACCCAAAGCGAGAATCATACCACTAGACCAAATGCCCTGTTGTCAATGACATCACttcatttttaatttagtgAGTAGGTTTTCAAATTGAGGTTAACTTATCTGTTCATGTTTATTGCAAGCATGTATTTCATATTAGTATGTATATTATATATAGcttttgcatttttttattgatttttcttctttgaGATCTGTAATTTTAATGATTTAGTAATCTAAAGATATTATTGTATGCTGTTTTTGCTTTATCTATTAAATAATCTTTGAATTCCTTTTTGTTTAGTTGGTGCTCATTTTAGATCTGGAACATGAAACTCCTATTGTGAAAGTCAAGGCTCAAGCAAGCTGTCACCCTAggcagattttttttttttttttttaccaaagataggAAACTCGAACCCGCGACCTTATATTTTAATCGTATTGATTTCACCTCTTAGCCTATTTTAAAAACCTTGGCTTATACAATCTAAAAATTTGGGGCATTCCGAGAATCGAACTCGGGACCTCTCGCACCCAAAGCGAGAATCATACCACTAGACCAAATGCCCTATTGATAGTGATATCACCATTACCACTAAGTAATCCATGTTTATCACCTTATTTTCAGCGGATATTCAtgtaatatataaataactCTTTTTTTGGGGAGTTCTGCGTTTGTAATCAAGTTGTTAATAATCTTACTATAATTTTGTATCTTATCTCTATTGTATCCCTTATATAATAATATGCTTATAGTAATTTATCTTGTCTATTGATACATGTCAGAACGAGCCAGCAGGCAGGATTTTAGAGCTTTCTATTCTTCATTTGGCAATGTCTGAAATGACGGTGCTCGATACAAGACACCAAATTGTCATCAATGAGGTTcatccttttctttttcccttcttCTCTCCACTCTCCAGCATTAGCCTTCTTTATTTCTTCACACATTATATCTTACCAATGTGTGTATGTTTGTTTTGAAGGCTGTGGATCTTGCTAAACGGTTTTGTGATGGAGCAGCCCCTCGTATCATAAACGGTTGCCTCCGTACATTTGTCCAAGGCCTGGAGCTCGGGGCATCAGAAACTGAGTTTAGTTGATTTCTATGGATATTTCATATTTATGTGTTCATTGCCTTCTGTTTCTTGAAACTCCCAGTATAGATTCAAGGGAAAATTGATCACCCATGATTGGATACAGTTATGTTGAAGCATTATGTATGGGTTGGTATCGGTTACGGAAGGCAATGTTTGACGCAGGTGACTAGGTGTTATATTTGATACAGGTCACATGACTTTGAAATGTTGCATCATGTGTAGTGtatgttattttaatatttttgttgtcCAATTGTAATAATAATTTCATAATTTGTTTAAGTTAGATGAATTGATTATCTCATGGGATTTCAACAGatgtataaaattttttgttaattaataaaatgattTATCTTCCCAAACAACAAATACAAAAAAGTAGGTTCTTCTATTGCCTACTAACTGCTgtccatttaattaaaatacataattagATAATCATGAAACTATAATCTGGTGATTCAactcttcaatttttttaatcactTGCTAGAATTTAAATCCTTAAATattctcttttttgtttttattgtcgGAACCTTAAAATATtccttaaacttcaacttattTTGAGGGGGGAAAATTTTGAGGGGGAAAAAACACTAAACCAATCATCCAAACTAAGTAATAAATTTCAAACttaagtattttttttcctACAAAATCTtagaaattt
This window contains:
- the LOC130976320 gene encoding uncharacterized protein LOC130976320, with amino-acid sequence MEGTLLPLSSPTPTKPNNNFILFQRFTFPSSLNHFQKTLSTPKRTVLTASSRNSHRSSALALHETASVSEKTDASSFAASALPKIDKTGRFCSPRAARELALSIIYASCLEGLDPVRLFEKRMNERREPGYDFDKEKLLKYNHMSFGGPPVTVESVEEENELLSDIEKESAVEAEVLAAPPKLVYNKLILRFTRKLLVAARDRWDANVDVINEIVPQNWKNEPAGRILELSILHLAMSEMTVLDTRHQIVINEAVDLAKRFCDGAAPRIINGCLRTFVQGLELGASETEFS